Proteins encoded in a region of the Cydia splendana chromosome 19, ilCydSple1.2, whole genome shotgun sequence genome:
- the LOC134800340 gene encoding testis-specific Y-encoded-like protein 2: protein MASARVCLALVVCVGANLNVQAYRLARSPDKMEAEFPDYSAERSQELQDRADDESDYWNREGVKYGSRGEDDYEKGEERREKNEEKNQDQYENEKEYQENQQETNADNTEDRYNDDKEDTEAAQQAGEDHYGQQEQDNNGEYYESEGEKRGSTAGSDTDDNAQRYEEKGTEDMDKEGDRVDNYDVEGDSPSFSYDNN, encoded by the exons ATGGCTTCAGCAAGAGTCTGTCTCGCTCTGGTCGTCTGCGTTGGTG caaatctcaACGTGCAGGCTTACCGCCTCGCCCGGTCCCCTGACAAGATGGAGGCAGAGTTCCCCGACTACTCTGCCGAGCGAAGCCAGGAGCTGCAAGACCGAGCTGATGATGAGTCAGACTACTGGAACAGGGAGGGCGTCAAGTATGGGAGCAGAGGGGAGGACGACTACGAGAAGGGGGAGGAACGCAG AGAAAAGAACGAAGAGAAAAACCAAGACCAATACGAAAACGAAAAGGAATATCAGGAGAATCAACAAGAAACTAACGCTGACAACACTGAAGACCGTTACAACGACGACAAAGAGGACACTG AGGCAGCACAACAAGCCGGCGAGGACCATTACGGCCAGCAAGAGCAGGACAACAACGGGGAATACTACGAGAGCGAGGGAGAGAAACGAGGGAGCACCGCCGGCAGTGACACGGATGACAACGCGCAGCGGTACGAGGAGAAGGGGACGGAAGATATGGACAAAGAGGGGGATAGGGTGGACAATTATGATGTGGAAGGGGATAGTCCCTCGTTCAGTTATGACaataattaa
- the LOC134800070 gene encoding gustatory receptor for sugar taste 43a-like, which yields MTVFNAVMLAAFILDICLEPGQRIRIGETTLKMFVWCSDMLLMMMIASVAVYMAPKRMNHLVHVLDQLRQVSGELKINPSARSERTKTITIVCIPLWAASILIADFYSFLRPLLDGKIWYIMCMYGPYYVGNLMGVLVLLQWSCAVLAVHAAVVAVNDELATLRRAKFELESTTALEDLLRPPKSERNTLVDCFTKPAKTPGDSMTLSQAQATIRRLALTHERTSELTRQLNASNGVFLMFVLMSTFIRLVLTPYYLLQRFDHDERIIYELLLQINWSLFHVVTLLLTIEPCHWTQEQRERTQILLSHLIVHLAPKCERLSKELDQFAKQILLSNAKYMPLGVYALARPLMATILGGVTTYLVIIIQFQKISDQL from the exons ATGACTGTTTTTA ACGCGGTGATGCTGGCAGCCTTTATCCTGGACATCTGCCTAGAGCCCGGACAGAGGATCCGCATCGGCGAGACGACGCTGAAGATGTTCGTGTGGTGCTCCGACAtgctgctgatgatgatgatcgccAGCGTGGCCGTCTACATGGCGCCCAAGAGGATGAACCACCTCGTTCACGTGCTGGATCAGTTGCGACAG GTCAGCGGAGAACTCAAAATCAATCCATCGGCAAGGAGCGAAAGGACCAAAACCATTACAATCGTCTGCATACCTTTGTGGGCAGCCTCCATCTTGATAGCAGACTTTTATAGTTTTTTGAGGCCCTTACTGGACGGCAAAATTT GGTACATAATGTGCATGTACGGGCCATACTACGTAGGAAACCTGATGGGAGTGCTTGTTCTTCTGCAATGGAGCTGTGCCGTGCTCGCCGTGCATGCCGCCGTGGTCGCCGTTAATGACGAGCTGGCAACGTTGCGCAGAG CTAAGTTCGAGTTGGAGTCAACTACAGCATTGGAAGACTTGTTGAGGCCACCGAAATCTGAACGCAACACCCTGGTCGACTGCTTCACAAAGCCAGCGAAGACTCCAG GAGACTCCATGACCCTGTCACAAGCGCAAGCCACCATTCGCCGTCTCGCTCTCACCCACGAGCGTACAAGCGAGCTAACGAGACAGCTGAACGCGTCCAACGGCGTGTTCCTGATGTTCGTTCTCATGTCTACGTTCATCCGGCTGGTGCTGACTCCATACTACCTTCTGCAGAGAT TTGACCATGATGAAAGGATCATTTACGAGTtgctattacaaatcaactggAGCTTGTTCCACGTCGTCACACTCCTTTTGACGATAGAACCTTGTCACTGGACACAGGAGCAG AGGGAGCGCACCCAGATCCTGCTAAGCCACTTGATCGTGCACCTGGCCCCGAAATGCGAGCGGCTCTCGAAGGAGCTGGATCAGTTCGCCAAGCAGATCCTACTCAGCAACGCCAAGTACATGCCACTCGGAGTCTACGCGTTAGCACGGCCGCTGATGGCTACG ATTTTGGGCGGAGTAACTACTTACCTGGTGATAATCATCCAGTTTCAGAAGATCTCTGACCAACTTTAA